From one bacterium genomic stretch:
- a CDS encoding DUF421 domain-containing protein, protein MWIPQEPILNLFIRSVVVYFVLLIGIRISGKRDVGNMTPFDMVLLLLIANGVQNAMTGNDYTLSGGLLVGVFLLIINFIVSRLSWRFKAVRKVIEGVPTPLVYDGKVIVKNMQIEKITDDELSQALREHDAARVDDVKLAMLEIDGSISVIKK, encoded by the coding sequence ATGTGGATCCCCCAAGAACCTATTCTTAATCTTTTTATCCGCTCGGTTGTTGTTTATTTTGTGCTTCTTATTGGCATTCGTATTAGCGGCAAGCGCGATGTGGGTAATATGACGCCGTTTGATATGGTGCTTCTTCTCTTAATAGCCAACGGTGTTCAAAACGCCATGACGGGGAATGATTACACCTTAAGCGGCGGGCTTCTTGTGGGTGTTTTTTTACTGATTATCAATTTTATTGTGTCGCGTTTGTCGTGGCGTTTTAAGGCGGTGCGCAAAGTTATAGAGGGTGTGCCAACACCTCTTGTTTATGATGGGAAAGTAATTGTAAAAAACATGCAGATAGAAAAAATTACAGACGATGAATTAAGCCAGGCGCTACGTGAGCACGATGCAGCACGTGTGGACGATGTAAAGCTTGCCATGCTGGAAATTGATGGATCGATTAGCGTTATAAAAAAATAA